A single window of Nicotiana tomentosiformis chromosome 1, ASM39032v3, whole genome shotgun sequence DNA harbors:
- the LOC104120316 gene encoding uncharacterized protein has protein sequence MVDMDHEHPTMKDNGMNIYNMGRHDSQETINKADRSLRQKESVTLERLRIDFEDLKLDDVESLQGVPYLAIGKHLCGPATDMTLRCCIGEQCDDSPSESTCHMIGLAIATCCHHLCQWKHYINKQYMLNSGISKDDFNAMTWFTSWAVDADHGSDLSGTDWSFDLQIRENEHVESDLNTYEVRDMVKDMKAVDRAVVGLMCKDIIDVGRFMWLKEHGLECELVKYVQSNISPENRLLVGRQKS, from the exons atggtagacatggatcatgaacatccaacaatgaaagataatggcatgaacatatataacatgGGACGACACGACAGTCAAGAAACTATaaataag GCTGATCGGAGTCTGCGACAGAAAGAGAGTGTTACACTAGAGCGGTTGAGAATTGACT TTGAGGACCTAAAATTGGATGATGTTGAAAGTTTACAAGGAGTTCCTTATCTGGCAATTGGTAAACATCTTTGTGGGCCTGCTACAG ATATGACTTTAAGATGTTGCATCGGGGAACAATGTGATGATTCTCCTTCTGAATCGACTTGCCACATGATCGGCCTAGCTATAGCTACATGCTGTCATCATCTTTGTCAGTGGAAGCATTACATAA ATAAGCAATATATGTTGAATTCGGGAATCAGCAAGGATGATTTCAATGCCATGACATGGTTTACCAGCTGGGCCGTCGATGCAGATCATGGTTCAGACCTTAGTGGCACTGATTGGTCTTTTGATCTACAGATCAG GGAAAATGAGCATGTAGAATCTGATCTAAATACATATGAAGTCAGAGACATGGTGAAAGATATGAAGGCTGTGGATAGAGCCGTCGTAGGGTTGATGTGTAAGGATATTATAGATGTTGGGAGGTTTATGTGGCTCAAGGAACATGGACTTGAATGTGAGCTTGTCAAGTATGTTCAGTCAAATATCTCTCCAGAAAACCGTTTGTTGGTCGGTCGGCAGAAAAGCTGA